From a single Lolium rigidum isolate FL_2022 chromosome 7, APGP_CSIRO_Lrig_0.1, whole genome shotgun sequence genomic region:
- the LOC124669828 gene encoding cysteine proteinase inhibitor 8-like — MRTCTFLVVVAAMIYAIATPATGCGESYGTTSIEGGWEPIPNINDQHIQELGRWAVLEFLKHANCVLKFNKVVSGREQVVSGMNYELVIDTSDPSGKLGRYKAEVYEEARTKTRKLVSFSKAN, encoded by the coding sequence ATGAGGACATGCACCTTCCTCGTTGTTGTTGCCGCGATGATCTACGCCATTGCTACACCCGCCACGGGCTGCGGTGAGTCATATGGGACAACATCAATAGAAGGTGGATGGGAACCTATCCCGAACATCAATGACCAACATATTCAGGAGCTCGGCAGGTGGGCAGTTTTGGAGTTCCTCAAGCACGCGAACTGCGTGCTCAAGTTCAACAAGGTGGTGAGCGGCAGGGAGCAGGTCGTGTCTGGCATGAACTATGAGCTTGTCATCGACACGTCAGACCCCAGTGGAAAACTTGGCAGGTACAAGGCAGAGGTGTACGAGGAGGCGCGGACCAAGACACGCAAGCTCGTATCCTTCAGCAAGGCCAACTAG
- the LOC124675669 gene encoding methylthioribose kinase 1-like: MATAAELEAQGFRPLDETSLVAYIRATPALAASLGGRVDALEVKEVGDGNLNFVYIVLSDAGSVVVKQALPYIRCVGDSWPMTRERAYFEASALQEHGRLCPDHVPEVYHFDRAMSLIGMRYIRPPHIILRKGLIAGVQYPLLAEHMAEYMARTLFFTSLLYNSTTDHKKRVAQYCGNVELCRLTEQVVFSDPYRVSKFNHWTSPFLDKDAEAVRGDDGLKLEIAELKSIFIERAQALIHGDLHTGSIMVTTDSTQVIDPEFAFYGPMGYDIGAFLGNLILAYFAQDGQADQANDRKDYKEWILKTIEESWNLFQQKFVGLWNKHKDGNGEAFLPAIYNNPELLSVAQKKYMTSLFHDSLGFGSAKMIRRIVGIAHVEDFDSIEDASKRASCERRALDCAKAILKGRRQFESIDQVIALIRSITHD; this comes from the exons ATGGCCACcgcggcggagctggaggcgcagggcTTCCGCCCGCTCGACGAGACCTCCCTCGTGGCCTACATCCGCGCCACGCCCGCGCTCGCCGCCAGCCTCGGCGGCCGCGTCGACGCCCTCGAGGTCAAGGAGGTCGGCGACGGCAACCTCAACTTCGTCTACATCGTCCTCTCCGACGCCGGCTCCGTCGTCGTCAAGCAG GCGCTGCCGTACATCCGCTGCGTGGGGGACTCATGGCCGATGACGAGGGAGCGGGCCTACTTCGAGGCCTCCGCGCTGCAGGAGCACGGCCGCCTCTGCCCGGACCACGTGCCGGAGGTCTACCACTTCGACCGCGCCATGTCGCTCATCGGGATGCGCTACATCAGGCCGCCGCACATCATCCTCCGCAAGGGCCTCATCGCCGGCGTCCAGTACCCGCTGCTCGCCGAGCACATGGCAGAGTACATGGCCAGGACCCTCTTCTTCACCTCCCTCCTCTACAACTCCACCACGGATCACAAGAAGCGAG TTGCTCAGTACTGTGGGAACGTGGAGCTGTGCAGGCTCACAGAGCAGGTCGTGTTCTCGGACCCGTACAGGGTCTCCAAATTCAACCACTGGACCTCGCCGTTCCTCGACAAGGACGCCGAAGCGGTTCGAGGGGATGATGGGCTGAAGTTGGAAATTGCCGAACTAAAGTCAAT ATTTATCGAGAGAGCACAGGCTCTGATTCATGGAGATCTCCATACTGGTTCCATCATGGTGACCACAGATTCCACTCAAGTGATTGATCCGGAGTTTGCGTTCTACGGGCCGATGGGTTACGACATTGGCGCTTTCTTGGGGAACCTGATTCTGGCATACTTTGCGCAGGATGGCCAGGCTGACCAAGCAAACGACCGTAAA GATTACAAGGAGTGGATATTGAAAACCATCGAGGAGTCATGGAATTTGTTCCAACAGAAATTTGTGGGACTGTGGAATAAACACAAAGATGGGAATGGGGAGGCATTCCTGCCCGCCATATACAACAACCCGGAGCTTTTGAGCGTTGCACAGAAGAAGTACATGACCAGTCTGTTTCATGATAGTCTTGGATTTGGTTCGGCCAAAATGATCCG GAGAATAGTTGGAATTGCTCATGTCGAGGATTTCGATTCGATTGAGGATGCCAGCAAGAGAGCATCCTGCGAGCGCCGTGCGCTTGATTGCGCAAAGGCGATCCTGAAGGGACGACGCCAGTTTGAGAGCATCGACCAAGTAATTGCGCTCATCCGATCAATAACTCACGACTAA